A region from the Janthinobacterium agaricidamnosum genome encodes:
- a CDS encoding RES family NAD+ phosphorylase, translating into MIVPAAANSLLPPLAALRQIDTCRLIPSRFADMEDSVLAPLAEDDDHLRELFELDNATNARLVAEYGGAPGIGVDELVFGVPHFRIINAAYTYARPEGARFNDGERGAWYCAFDMKTALAEIIFHKTVEYQEIDYFDDSVSYQSLLADFSASFHDLRGQERYQACLDPASYIASQDLAAILLDAGSMGVIFPSVRHASGTNLACFRPALVGNVRKGVAYRLTWQGTPTPQVEALPGK; encoded by the coding sequence GTGATCGTGCCGGCCGCCGCGAATTCCCTGCTGCCGCCGCTGGCCGCCTTGCGCCAGATCGACACCTGCCGCCTGATCCCGTCGCGCTTCGCCGACATGGAGGATTCCGTGCTGGCACCGCTGGCCGAAGACGACGACCACCTGCGCGAGCTGTTCGAGCTCGATAACGCCACCAACGCGCGCCTGGTGGCCGAGTACGGCGGCGCGCCAGGAATTGGCGTGGACGAGCTGGTTTTTGGCGTGCCGCACTTTCGCATCATCAACGCCGCCTACACGTATGCCCGCCCGGAAGGGGCGCGTTTCAACGATGGCGAACGGGGTGCCTGGTATTGCGCCTTCGACATGAAAACGGCGCTGGCCGAGATCATTTTCCACAAGACCGTGGAATACCAGGAAATCGACTATTTCGACGACAGCGTCAGCTACCAGTCGCTGCTGGCCGATTTTTCCGCCAGCTTCCACGACCTGCGCGGCCAGGAGCGCTACCAGGCTTGCCTGGACCCGGCCAGCTACATCGCCTCGCAAGACCTGGCCGCCATCCTGCTCGACGCGGGTTCCATGGGCGTCATCTTCCCCAGCGTCCGGCACGCCAGCGGCACCAACCTGGCCTGCTTCCGCCCTGCCCTGGTGGGCAATGTTCGCAAAGGCGTCGCCTATCGGTTAACATGGCAGGGTACGCCGACGCCGCAGGTGGAAGCCTTGCCAGGCAAATAA
- a CDS encoding M48 family metalloprotease → MLAALLAASGAQAATAMQTQIASQVDTACKISMSRALAVFRPKLAAYPDIRDKEDIITIVPWLEMNARAQVDSMQIVINQGLCSQIWLLSIAFAVCEQWPTQRRNLLKYIQYLRAIVEPPARRGMVFVELEILTFPLWAHVDMASWSPQEQVRVSGIVNMLMNEALAFVVAHEIGHIALRHNAQNNKISRANEYAADKFALDLVEKTGYSFIGAIPTLLAFISDEELSKQYREDSHPPAACRLRALLLRSKELQKTLKDPAGQAEIELNLGMSAKALRKMLNTSEAECAEQT, encoded by the coding sequence ATGCTGGCGGCATTGTTAGCTGCTTCGGGGGCGCAAGCCGCCACAGCCATGCAGACGCAAATAGCATCTCAAGTCGATACAGCTTGCAAGATATCCATGTCCCGTGCATTGGCAGTTTTTCGCCCGAAATTGGCCGCATATCCAGACATCAGAGATAAAGAAGATATCATTACTATCGTCCCTTGGCTTGAAATGAACGCGCGGGCTCAAGTCGATAGCATGCAGATCGTCATTAACCAAGGTTTATGTTCGCAGATATGGCTGCTTTCTATTGCCTTCGCCGTATGTGAGCAATGGCCAACACAGCGTCGAAATTTGCTAAAATATATACAGTATCTTAGGGCTATTGTGGAACCGCCCGCGCGCCGCGGCATGGTGTTTGTCGAGCTAGAAATTCTTACTTTTCCATTATGGGCTCATGTCGATATGGCATCTTGGTCGCCACAGGAACAGGTGCGGGTTAGCGGCATTGTTAACATGCTCATGAACGAGGCCCTTGCATTTGTCGTGGCTCATGAGATTGGGCATATTGCATTGAGGCATAATGCACAAAACAATAAGATTTCGCGTGCGAATGAATATGCGGCAGATAAATTTGCACTGGATTTGGTAGAGAAGACCGGATATTCCTTCATCGGTGCCATTCCTACCTTGCTGGCCTTCATCAGTGATGAAGAACTCAGCAAACAATATAGAGAGGACTCCCATCCACCCGCTGCCTGCCGGCTCCGTGCCCTTTTGTTGAGATCTAAAGAACTGCAGAAGACGCTAAAGGATCCCGCTGGACAGGCAGAGATTGAACTAAATCTTGGCATGTCCGCAAAGGCGCTACGCAAGATGTTGAACACCTCCGAAGCAGAATGTGCGGAGCAGACTTAA
- the recJ gene encoding single-stranded-DNA-specific exonuclease RecJ encodes MTRTRIATRPCPYRESELLRQGGIHPVLARLYASRGLSDAKELSIEAKDLIPPSGLLHIGAAGVFLADAIAAKKRMVIVADYDCDGATACAVAIRGLRAMGADVDFIVPNRFEYGYGLTPEIVELTAREKSPDIIITVDNGIASIDGVAEANRRGMQVVVTDHHLPADTLPDAAVIVNPNQPACGFPSKHLAGVGVVFYVLLALRAELRRRGIFDAQTQPKLDNLLDLVALGTVADVVRLDTNNRILVAQGLKRMRKGNMHAGVAALFRVAGREARSATPFDLGFALGPRLNAAGRLQDMSLGIECLITDDEGRAWALAQQLNDINLKRREIEAEMQDTALLHLDDFEPANSSTISVFDESWHQGVIGIVASRLKEKFYRPTITFAPGADGWIKGSGRSIPGFHLRDALDLVSKRAPSLIDKFGGHAMAAGLTIRADAFDAFSQAFEAVGQAWLSAQQLERVVETDGPLEDAYYTTAFIELMDGQVWGQGFAPPVFCDEFRVVSQRILKERHLKLLLEKNGVRFDAIWFGHTDALGERTRVAFRLDANEYNGTTKVQLMVEHAEPA; translated from the coding sequence ATGACCCGTACCCGCATCGCCACCCGTCCCTGCCCTTACCGCGAATCCGAATTGCTGCGCCAGGGAGGCATCCACCCCGTGCTGGCCCGCCTGTACGCCTCGCGCGGCCTGTCCGACGCGAAAGAACTGTCGATTGAGGCCAAGGACTTGATACCGCCGTCCGGCTTGCTGCACATCGGCGCGGCCGGCGTCTTCCTGGCCGATGCGATTGCCGCCAAGAAACGCATGGTCATCGTGGCCGACTACGATTGCGACGGCGCCACGGCCTGCGCCGTGGCCATCCGCGGCTTGCGCGCCATGGGCGCCGACGTCGATTTCATCGTGCCCAACCGTTTTGAATACGGCTACGGCCTGACGCCGGAAATCGTCGAACTGACGGCGCGCGAAAAATCGCCCGACATCATCATCACCGTCGACAACGGCATCGCCAGCATCGACGGCGTGGCCGAGGCGAACCGGCGCGGCATGCAGGTCGTCGTCACCGACCACCATTTGCCGGCCGACACCCTGCCCGACGCGGCCGTCATCGTCAACCCGAACCAGCCTGCCTGCGGTTTTCCCAGTAAACATCTGGCCGGCGTCGGCGTCGTGTTCTACGTCTTGCTGGCCCTGCGCGCGGAGCTGCGCCGGCGCGGCATCTTTGATGCGCAGACGCAACCCAAGCTCGACAACCTGCTCGACCTGGTGGCGCTGGGCACGGTGGCCGACGTGGTGCGCCTCGATACGAACAACCGCATCCTCGTCGCGCAAGGCTTGAAACGCATGCGCAAGGGCAATATGCACGCGGGCGTGGCGGCGCTCTTTCGCGTGGCGGGCCGCGAAGCGCGCAGCGCCACGCCGTTCGACCTGGGCTTTGCCCTGGGACCGCGCCTGAATGCGGCCGGCCGCCTGCAAGACATGTCGCTGGGCATCGAATGCCTGATCACGGACGACGAAGGCCGCGCCTGGGCGCTGGCGCAGCAATTGAACGACATCAACCTGAAACGCCGCGAAATCGAGGCGGAAATGCAGGATACGGCCCTGCTGCACCTCGACGATTTCGAGCCGGCCAACAGCAGCACCATCAGCGTGTTTGACGAATCCTGGCACCAGGGCGTGATCGGCATCGTCGCTTCGCGCCTGAAGGAAAAATTCTACCGCCCGACGATTACCTTTGCACCCGGCGCCGACGGCTGGATCAAGGGTTCCGGACGCTCGATTCCCGGTTTCCACTTGCGCGACGCGCTCGACCTCGTGTCGAAACGGGCACCGAGCCTGATCGACAAGTTCGGCGGCCACGCCATGGCGGCGGGCTTGACCATCCGCGCCGACGCCTTCGACGCCTTTTCCCAGGCCTTCGAAGCCGTGGGCCAGGCTTGGCTCAGCGCCCAACAGCTGGAACGGGTGGTGGAAACGGATGGCCCGCTGGAAGACGCGTATTACACGACGGCCTTCATCGAGCTGATGGATGGCCAGGTGTGGGGCCAGGGCTTCGCCCCGCCCGTCTTCTGCGACGAATTCCGCGTCGTCAGCCAGCGCATCCTCAAGGAACGGCATTTGAAACTGTTGCTGGAAAAGAACGGCGTGCGCTTCGACGCCATCTGGTTCGGCCATACCGATGCCCTGGGCGAACGGACAAGGGTCGCCTTCCGGCTTGATGCGAATGAATACAATGGCACGACCAAGGTGCAATTGATGGTGGAGCACGCCGAGCCTGCCTGA
- a CDS encoding DUF2288 domain-containing protein has translation MQTNPEKDTELRLKVNSETARLAWSELEKHFAQGNVVWIANELDLVEVAVRISHDDKATITQWMVDGKVAKVSDQQALDWQAADAALWAVVVSPFILVQQEKPTKH, from the coding sequence ATGCAAACCAATCCTGAAAAAGACACCGAACTGCGCCTCAAAGTAAACAGCGAAACGGCCCGCCTGGCCTGGAGCGAACTCGAAAAGCACTTCGCCCAAGGCAATGTCGTCTGGATCGCCAACGAGCTGGACCTGGTCGAAGTGGCCGTGCGCATCTCGCACGACGACAAGGCCACCATCACGCAATGGATGGTCGACGGCAAGGTCGCCAAGGTCTCGGACCAGCAGGCGCTGGACTGGCAGGCGGCCGATGCGGCCCTGTGGGCCGTCGTCGTCAGCCCGTTCATTCTGGTGCAGCAGGAAAAGCCGACGAAACACTAA
- a CDS encoding S53 family peptidase, whose amino-acid sequence MKKFIPPHARHGRLLLGATAAILLGACGSGQETTAPPAAIATAATQFSVEVPVIPAGVGTLVAQPMFHAAPALLDAPDGRDNANSSGSAHWRPHMQRVPRAMADMATRRLTAQKIAAAEQAAQNIAPLLSGGTSDTVAPMAGSSVVATYSPAQIRAAYDLPALPAAGTALTPAQAAQLGAGQTIYIVDAMHNPNTAAELAIFNQKFGLPGCTTKAIATNAALPLPPAPLSGCELSIVYNTPSSTMTATAPAYNSGWAMEIALDVQWAHATAPLARIVLIEAPDASVNSLLGAVRLANLMGPGVVSMSFGAAEGSWTASVDSAFTGKNMSYLAATGDSGSGVSWPSVSPNVLAVGGTTLSYSGSGARSEAAWSGTGGGISAYTALPSYQTANVPGLTNLLRRNVADVAFNADPATGQYTAVMAQGSSTASWLSIGGTSLSTPQWAGLVAIANASRALQAKTALGLPHSMLYGQIATVPGTFASSFADITRGSNGTCSVCTARVGYDPLGGLGTPNVKNLLASLSGTQIAPAAPVVAPAGISGAAGKPLSFTVSATASNPLSYTMLGAPAGMSIAATGVVSWAAPIAGTYAVTMVAKDSVTGLTGQGVYSIVIAPVAPPVVAAGAITGKVGTALTFNVSVTAANPVTYALAGAPAGMTISSAGLVSWAAPVAGTYAVTVTATDSKTGLSGKGVYTVAIAAPLPPAVTVSSVSGKPGVALSFTATVVAPNPVTYSLSGAPSGMAVNAAGVISWASPVLGSYNVTVIAKDTKTGLTGQAVATVKIAAAGPTISAAAMTGVAGKAMSGSIVLTAPGATSLRISIDGAPLGMQFSMSGLTITAYWPQPVAGSYALKVVALDNNGLTAQLTVPITVTAR is encoded by the coding sequence ATGAAAAAATTCATTCCCCCGCATGCCCGCCACGGGCGCCTGCTGCTGGGCGCCACGGCCGCCATCCTGCTGGGCGCGTGCGGCTCCGGCCAGGAGACGACGGCGCCGCCCGCCGCCATCGCCACGGCCGCGACACAGTTCAGCGTCGAGGTGCCCGTCATCCCCGCCGGCGTCGGCACGCTGGTGGCGCAGCCGATGTTCCATGCGGCTCCTGCCCTCCTGGATGCGCCGGACGGGCGCGACAACGCCAACAGCAGCGGCTCTGCCCACTGGCGCCCGCACATGCAGCGCGTGCCCCGCGCCATGGCGGACATGGCCACGCGGCGCCTGACGGCGCAAAAGATCGCTGCAGCGGAACAGGCGGCGCAGAATATCGCGCCGTTGCTGTCCGGCGGCACGAGCGACACCGTCGCGCCGATGGCCGGCAGCAGCGTGGTGGCGACCTACTCTCCCGCGCAAATCCGCGCCGCCTACGACTTGCCCGCCCTGCCTGCGGCGGGCACGGCGCTGACGCCAGCCCAGGCGGCCCAGCTGGGTGCCGGGCAGACGATCTACATCGTCGATGCCATGCATAACCCGAACACGGCGGCCGAACTGGCCATCTTCAACCAGAAATTCGGCTTGCCCGGCTGCACCACCAAAGCCATCGCCACGAATGCCGCCCTGCCATTGCCGCCAGCACCACTGAGTGGCTGCGAATTGTCCATCGTCTACAACACACCGTCGAGCACGATGACGGCCACCGCGCCCGCCTATAACTCGGGCTGGGCCATGGAAATCGCGCTCGACGTGCAGTGGGCGCACGCCACGGCACCGCTGGCGCGCATCGTGCTGATCGAGGCGCCCGACGCGTCCGTCAACAGCCTGCTGGGCGCCGTGCGTCTGGCCAACCTGATGGGCCCTGGCGTCGTCTCGATGAGCTTTGGCGCCGCCGAAGGCAGCTGGACAGCCTCCGTCGACAGCGCCTTCACGGGCAAGAACATGAGCTACCTGGCCGCCACGGGCGACTCGGGCAGCGGCGTGTCCTGGCCTTCCGTGTCGCCGAACGTGCTGGCCGTGGGCGGCACCACGCTCAGCTACAGCGGCAGCGGCGCGCGCAGCGAAGCGGCCTGGTCCGGCACGGGCGGCGGCATCAGCGCCTATACGGCCCTGCCCAGCTACCAGACGGCGAACGTGCCCGGCCTGACCAATCTGCTGCGGCGCAACGTGGCCGATGTAGCCTTCAATGCCGACCCCGCCACGGGCCAGTACACTGCCGTAATGGCACAGGGCAGCAGCACCGCAAGCTGGCTCAGCATCGGCGGCACCAGCCTGTCCACGCCGCAATGGGCCGGCCTCGTCGCCATCGCCAACGCCAGCCGCGCGCTGCAGGCGAAGACGGCGCTCGGCTTGCCGCACAGCATGCTCTACGGCCAGATCGCCACCGTGCCCGGCACCTTTGCCAGCAGCTTTGCCGACATCACGCGCGGCAGCAACGGCACCTGCAGCGTGTGCACGGCCAGGGTCGGCTATGACCCGCTGGGCGGCCTGGGCACGCCGAACGTGAAAAACCTGCTGGCCAGCCTGTCGGGCACGCAGATCGCCCCCGCCGCACCCGTGGTGGCGCCGGCCGGCATCAGCGGCGCGGCCGGCAAGCCGCTGTCGTTCACCGTCTCGGCCACCGCTTCCAATCCACTCAGCTACACCATGCTGGGCGCACCGGCCGGCATGAGCATCGCCGCCACGGGCGTGGTCAGCTGGGCCGCGCCCATTGCCGGCACGTATGCCGTGACCATGGTGGCCAAGGATAGCGTCACCGGCCTGACCGGCCAGGGCGTGTACAGCATCGTCATCGCCCCCGTCGCGCCGCCCGTCGTCGCGGCCGGCGCCATCACGGGCAAGGTGGGGACGGCGCTGACGTTCAATGTCAGCGTCACGGCCGCCAATCCCGTCACTTATGCGCTCGCCGGCGCACCGGCCGGCATGACCATCAGCAGCGCCGGCCTGGTGAGCTGGGCCGCGCCCGTGGCCGGCACCTATGCCGTCACCGTGACGGCCACGGACAGCAAGACTGGCCTGAGTGGCAAAGGCGTCTATACGGTGGCCATCGCCGCCCCGCTGCCGCCCGCGGTGACAGTTTCCAGCGTCAGCGGCAAACCGGGCGTGGCCCTGTCGTTCACGGCCACGGTGGTGGCGCCCAACCCCGTCACGTACAGCCTGTCGGGCGCGCCGTCCGGCATGGCCGTCAATGCCGCCGGCGTCATCAGCTGGGCCAGCCCCGTGCTGGGCAGCTACAACGTGACCGTCATCGCCAAGGATACGAAAACGGGCTTGACGGGCCAGGCCGTGGCCACGGTGAAAATCGCCGCCGCCGGCCCCACGATCAGCGCCGCCGCCATGACGGGCGTGGCCGGCAAGGCCATGAGCGGCAGCATCGTGCTGACGGCGCCAGGTGCGACCTCGCTGCGGATCTCGATCGACGGCGCGCCGCTGGGCATGCAGTTCTCCATGAGCGGCCTGACCATCACGGCCTACTGGCCGCAACCGGTGGCCGGCAGCTATGCGCTGAAGGTCGTGGCGCTGGACAATAACGGCTTGACGGCGCAACTGACGGTGCCGATCACCGTCACGGCAAGATAA
- a CDS encoding branched-chain amino acid ABC transporter permease, giving the protein MEIFLQLVFSGIALGMIYAVIAFGYQLTFATSGTLNFGQGESLMLGALVGLSLVGTIHGGPYMSYLLMIPIVIVFGALQGVFVEWIGVRPAIKIKSEFGWIMSTIALAIIFKNVAENIWGKDDLMFPSPLSAAPFQVFGANVQQMQVAVIVGALAIMLAVEVFNRKSIYGKAVVATANDRDAAGLMGINTGMVITFSYALSSATAAFAGVLVAPLTLTGATMGASLGLKAFAVAIIGGLTSGVGAIVGGLILGIAETTTGYYISTGYKEVPGLLLLLLVLAVKPSGLFGKAAIKKV; this is encoded by the coding sequence ATGGAAATCTTCCTGCAGCTCGTCTTCAGCGGCATCGCGCTGGGCATGATCTATGCCGTCATCGCCTTCGGCTACCAGCTGACCTTTGCCACGTCCGGCACCCTCAACTTCGGCCAGGGCGAATCGCTGATGCTGGGCGCGCTCGTGGGCCTGTCGCTGGTGGGCACCATCCACGGCGGGCCCTACATGAGCTACCTGCTGATGATCCCCATCGTCATCGTCTTCGGCGCCTTGCAGGGCGTGTTCGTCGAATGGATAGGCGTGCGGCCCGCCATCAAGATCAAGTCCGAATTCGGCTGGATCATGTCGACCATCGCGCTGGCCATCATTTTCAAGAACGTGGCGGAAAACATCTGGGGCAAGGATGACCTGATGTTCCCGTCGCCCCTGTCGGCCGCGCCGTTCCAGGTGTTTGGCGCCAACGTGCAGCAGATGCAGGTGGCCGTCATCGTCGGCGCGCTGGCCATCATGCTGGCCGTCGAAGTATTCAACCGCAAATCGATCTACGGCAAGGCCGTCGTGGCGACGGCCAACGACCGCGACGCGGCCGGTTTGATGGGCATCAACACGGGCATGGTCATCACCTTTTCCTATGCGCTGTCGTCGGCCACGGCGGCCTTCGCGGGCGTGCTGGTGGCGCCGCTGACATTGACGGGGGCCACCATGGGCGCCTCGCTGGGCCTGAAAGCGTTTGCCGTGGCCATCATCGGCGGGCTGACCTCGGGCGTGGGCGCCATCGTCGGCGGCCTGATCCTGGGCATCGCGGAAACGACCACCGGCTACTACATTTCTACCGGCTACAAGGAAGTGCCCGGCCTGCTGCTCTTGCTGCTGGTGCTGGCCGTCAAGCCGTCCGGCCTGTTCGGCAAAGCCGCGATCAAGAAAGTCTGA
- a CDS encoding MbcA/ParS/Xre antitoxin family protein yields MHLAYAYPKSRFEPAVLVDLNAKAERERLSQAALKGFFKLAAAWKLRDDDARELLGGLSSSAWYEWKKHPDRVLEVDRITRISYLLGIYKALHILYGDKLADEWVSLPNKNPIFGGRTPLSQMLAGGLLAMQTVRKLLDARRGGL; encoded by the coding sequence ATGCATCTCGCCTATGCCTATCCCAAGAGCCGCTTCGAGCCGGCCGTGCTCGTCGACCTGAACGCCAAAGCCGAGCGCGAACGATTGTCGCAAGCGGCACTGAAGGGGTTTTTCAAGCTGGCCGCCGCGTGGAAACTGCGCGACGACGATGCGCGCGAATTGCTGGGCGGCCTGTCCAGCAGCGCCTGGTACGAGTGGAAGAAGCACCCGGACCGCGTGCTGGAAGTGGACCGCATCACGCGCATTTCCTATTTGCTGGGCATCTACAAGGCCTTGCACATCCTGTACGGCGACAAGCTGGCCGACGAATGGGTAAGTTTGCCCAACAAGAACCCGATCTTTGGCGGCCGCACGCCCCTGTCGCAGATGCTGGCCGGCGGCTTGCTGGCCATGCAGACCGTGCGCAAGCTGCTCGACGCGCGCCGCGGAGGGCTGTGA
- a CDS encoding ABC transporter ATP-binding protein has protein sequence MLTINNLHAAYGKVEVLHGISLEVPKGKLVTLIGSNGAGKTTTMRAISGMLKPKSGTVTLGGKDVTGLDSHRIARAGLAHSPEGRRVFASMSVTDNLLLGAFPRFTRARPKGDIKGDLDKALELFPRLKERRDQLAGTLSGGEQQMLAMARAVMLNPEVILLDEPSMGLAPILVEEVFRIITRLKAEGVTMLLVEQFAAAALNVADYGYVLENGSISVHGPAESLKTDPKVIAAYLGGGH, from the coding sequence ATGCTGACCATTAACAATCTGCACGCCGCCTACGGCAAAGTCGAAGTCCTGCACGGGATTTCGCTCGAAGTCCCGAAGGGCAAGCTGGTGACCCTGATCGGCTCGAACGGCGCCGGCAAGACCACCACCATGCGCGCCATTTCGGGCATGCTCAAACCCAAATCCGGTACCGTCACCCTGGGCGGCAAGGATGTCACGGGGCTCGACTCGCACCGCATCGCGCGCGCCGGCCTGGCCCATTCGCCGGAAGGGCGGCGCGTGTTCGCCTCGATGTCGGTGACGGACAACCTGCTGCTGGGCGCCTTCCCCCGCTTTACGCGCGCGCGCCCGAAAGGCGACATCAAGGGAGATTTGGACAAGGCCCTGGAACTGTTCCCCCGCCTGAAGGAGCGGCGTGACCAGCTGGCCGGCACCTTGTCGGGCGGCGAGCAGCAGATGCTGGCCATGGCCCGCGCCGTGATGCTGAACCCGGAAGTGATCCTGCTGGACGAGCCGTCGATGGGCCTGGCGCCGATCCTGGTCGAAGAAGTCTTCCGCATCATCACGCGATTGAAGGCCGAAGGCGTGACCATGCTGCTGGTCGAGCAATTCGCCGCCGCCGCCCTGAACGTGGCCGATTACGGCTACGTGCTGGAAAACGGCAGCATTTCCGTGCACGGGCCGGCGGAGAGCCTGAAAACCGATCCGAAGGTGATCGCGGCGTATCTGGGGGGCGGGCACTGA
- a CDS encoding branched-chain amino acid ABC transporter ATP-binding protein/permease: MNKKITMLALSAAGLAALALFPIVIPNPYYIHLAETILIYAILLFGLDIVVGYTGQVSLGHAGLFGIGSYATGVLVFKLGVSFWLAIPASIAGAALFGAILALPALRVTGPYLAMVTLAFGTIVQILINEMSFLTEGPMGIKIHKPVLFGHKLTEVEYYYMVAALLVISLVVVHRILKSNLGRAFEALRDSPIASDCMGVSVYRYKVYAFVISAGFAGLAGSLYAYSEEYISPNTYNFELTILFLLAVIMGGRKTRSGALIGALIVVMLPSLLSDIELFRKIAVSAAVLGVIGSAFMLAKKRSTVRGVLVPLAATIGLAAFSYKLENMVDWRLTIFGLMTLFVVYYLQDGIVGFLMSFIGKGRRHVQAVASHGVAPFDHAQGGQQGATLLRVEQALMQFGGLKALNQVDLNVTQGSVHGLIGPNGSGKSTMMNVLTGIYKPTAGKVEFAGAVISGRTPSEIALGGVARTFQNVQLFGEMTATENVLVGLHNTFKSNVLDVMLHTPRYKREETAARERAASILEFVGLADLANEEARNLPYGKQRLLEIGRALGLNPRLLLLDEPAAGLTAPDIKELMAIIRKIREHGITIILIEHHMDVVMALSDVVTVLDFGQKIAEGAPALVQSDPKVIEAYLGGSADTLSPAAH; encoded by the coding sequence ATGAACAAGAAAATCACCATGCTGGCGCTGAGCGCGGCGGGCCTGGCCGCGCTCGCGCTGTTCCCCATCGTTATCCCGAACCCGTACTACATTCACCTGGCCGAGACTATCCTGATCTACGCCATTCTGCTGTTCGGCCTCGATATCGTCGTCGGCTACACGGGGCAGGTGTCGCTCGGCCATGCGGGCCTGTTCGGCATCGGTTCATATGCCACGGGCGTGCTGGTGTTCAAGCTGGGCGTGTCGTTCTGGCTGGCCATCCCCGCCAGTATCGCGGGCGCGGCTCTGTTTGGCGCCATCCTGGCCTTGCCGGCCCTGCGCGTGACGGGGCCCTACCTGGCCATGGTGACCCTGGCCTTCGGCACCATCGTGCAAATCCTGATCAACGAGATGAGCTTCCTGACGGAAGGGCCGATGGGCATCAAGATCCACAAGCCCGTCCTGTTCGGCCACAAGCTGACGGAAGTGGAGTACTACTACATGGTCGCCGCGCTGCTGGTGATCTCGCTGGTGGTGGTGCACCGCATCCTGAAGTCGAACCTGGGCCGCGCGTTCGAAGCGCTGCGCGACAGTCCCATCGCCTCGGACTGCATGGGCGTGTCCGTCTACCGCTACAAGGTGTATGCCTTCGTCATCAGCGCCGGTTTCGCGGGCCTGGCCGGCAGCCTGTATGCGTATTCGGAAGAGTATATTTCGCCCAATACCTATAACTTCGAGCTGACGATCCTGTTCCTGCTGGCCGTCATCATGGGCGGACGCAAGACGCGTTCGGGCGCGCTGATCGGTGCCCTGATCGTCGTCATGCTGCCCAGCCTCTTGTCGGACATCGAATTGTTCCGCAAGATTGCCGTGTCCGCCGCCGTGCTGGGCGTGATCGGCTCCGCCTTCATGCTGGCGAAAAAACGCTCCACCGTGCGCGGCGTGCTCGTGCCCCTGGCGGCCACCATCGGCCTGGCCGCGTTTTCCTACAAGCTGGAAAACATGGTCGACTGGCGTTTGACCATCTTCGGCCTGATGACCCTGTTTGTCGTGTACTACCTGCAGGACGGCATCGTGGGCTTTTTGATGAGCTTTATCGGCAAGGGCCGGCGCCATGTGCAGGCCGTCGCTTCGCACGGCGTGGCGCCGTTCGACCACGCCCAAGGCGGGCAGCAGGGCGCGACCCTGCTGCGCGTGGAGCAGGCGCTGATGCAGTTCGGCGGCCTGAAAGCGCTGAACCAGGTGGACCTGAACGTCACGCAAGGCTCCGTGCACGGCTTGATCGGGCCGAACGGCTCGGGCAAGAGCACGATGATGAACGTGCTGACGGGGATCTACAAGCCGACGGCGGGCAAGGTGGAATTTGCGGGCGCCGTCATTTCCGGGCGTACGCCGTCCGAAATCGCGCTGGGCGGCGTGGCGCGCACCTTCCAGAACGTGCAGCTGTTCGGCGAGATGACGGCCACCGAGAACGTGCTGGTGGGCTTGCACAATACGTTCAAGTCGAATGTGCTGGACGTGATGCTGCATACGCCGCGCTACAAGCGCGAAGAGACGGCGGCGCGCGAGCGGGCGGCCAGCATCCTCGAGTTCGTGGGCCTGGCCGACCTGGCCAACGAAGAGGCGCGCAATCTGCCGTATGGCAAGCAGCGCTTGCTGGAAATCGGCCGCGCGCTGGGCCTCAACCCGCGTTTGCTGCTGCTCGACGAGCCGGCGGCGGGCCTGACGGCGCCCGACATCAAGGAACTGATGGCCATCATCCGCAAGATCCGCGAGCATGGCATCACCATCATCCTGATCGAGCACCACATGGACGTGGTGATGGCCCTGTCGGACGTGGTGACGGTGCTGGACTTCGGCCAGAAGATCGCCGAAGGCGCACCCGCGCTTGTCCAAAGCGATCCGAAAGTGATCGAAGCCTATTTGGGCGGCAGCGCCGACACCCTGAGCCCTGCGGCGCACTGA